In Festucalex cinctus isolate MCC-2025b chromosome 5, RoL_Fcin_1.0, whole genome shotgun sequence, a single genomic region encodes these proteins:
- the LOC144019535 gene encoding bifunctional methylenetetrahydrofolate dehydrogenase/cyclohydrolase 2, mitochondrial-like: MAASVSPLRSYWALCSRLADPHRSCRAKLRIHRKWESQRRHLHQSATRHAAVVISGTALARQLHREIQRDVEELVAQGNMRPHLGVVFVGDDPASRTYVRNKTRAASTLGISSDTVLRPSSVSQEELLDLIDKMNRDWRVSGLLVQLPLPEHINERAVCNAIAPEKDVDGFHIVNIGKLCLDQRSMVPATPAAVWEIIKRSGIETVGKNVLVAGRSKNVGMPIAMLLHTDRNHERPGGDATVTIAHRCTPRERLKELTSLADIIVTAAGVPGLITADMVKESAAVIDVGINRIVDPKTGKLRLIGDVDFEGVKEKASFITPVPGGVGPMTVAMLMKNTVTAARNALMH; encoded by the exons ATGGCCGCCTCTGTATCGCCGCTACGCTCCTACTGGGCGCTTTGTAGCAGGTTGGCAGACCCCCACCGCTCCTGCCGGGCCAAGCTGCGGATACACAGAAAATGGGAGAGTCAACGGAGACACCTGCACCAGTCGGCGACGAG GCATGCCGCCGTGGTGATTTCGGGGACGGCCTTGGCTCGTCAGCTCCACAGAGAGATCCAACGTGACGTGGAAGAGCTCGTCGCTCAGGGTAATATGAGACCTCATCTAGGAGTGGTCTTCGTGGGGGATGACCCGGCCAGCAGGACTTACGTTCGGAACAAAACGCGCGCTGCCAGCACTTTGG GTATTTCCAGTGACACAGTATTGCGGCCGAGCTCGGTCTCTCAGGAGGAGTTGCTGGATCTAATAGACAAGATGAACCGTGACTGGCGGGTCAGCGGACTGTTGGTGCAGCTGCCACTTCCCG AGCACATCAATGAAAGAGCGGTATGTAACGCCATCGCTCCAGAGAAGGACGTGGACGGCTTCCATATCGTGAATATCGGCAAGTTGTGTCTTGACCAGAGATCCATGGTGCCCGCCACACCTGCAGCTGTCTGGGAGATCATCAAAAGATCAG GTATTGAGACGGTGGGGAAGAATGTGCTGGTCGCTGGACGCTCCAAAAATGTCGGGATGCCAATCGCCATGCTTCTGCATACCGATCGCAACCATGAGCGCCCAGGCG GTGACGCCACAGTGACCATCGCTCACAGATGTACACCGAGGGAGCGCCTCAAGGAGCTAACTAGCCTGGCAGACATCATTGTTACTGCTGCAG GTGTTCCCGGTCTGATCACAGCAGACATGGTGAAAGAAAGTGCCGCAGTGATTGACGTGGGCATCAACCGCATTGTGGACCCCAAAACGGGGAAACTGAGGCTCATCGGTGATGTGGACTTTGAGG GCGTAAAAGAGAAGGCCAGCTTCATCACTCCCGTTCCTGGAGGCGTGGGTCCGATGACGGTGGCCATGTTGATGAAGAACACTGTGACCGCCGCCAGAAACGCGCTGATGCATTAG
- the LOC144019410 gene encoding proepiregulin-like, whose protein sequence is MAKVSTLLSIFGVMLLWPFVLTKSISSRLQTTHADSSVSAGHGEERPHVVKRSTQNCDSTFANYCMNGGQCMLLVDVNEHHCKCHSGFYGPRCSNLELVFKPIGEEQIVFIIFCVILLSVGLAGLLYCCFKWYKKNKCNPQKKRHGYKGVQTA, encoded by the exons ATGGCCAAAGTGTCAACTCTCCTCTCAATTTTCG GTGTCATGCTGTTGTGGCCTTTTGTCCTGACAAAGAGCATCTCATCCAGACTTCAAACTACACATGCTGACTCCTCCGTGTCTGCAG GCCATGGAGAAGAGCGCCCCCATGTGGTGAAACGCTCCACCCAGAATTGTGACTCCACTTTTGCCAACTACTGCATGAACGGAGGTCAGTGCATGCTGCTAGTGGACGTCAACGAGCACCATTGCAA GTGTCACAGTGGTTTCTACGGACCCCGCTGTAGCAACCTTGAGCTGGTCTTCAAGCCAATCGGAGAGGAGCAGATAgtcttcatcatcttctgtgTCATTCTGCTCAGCGTGGGCCTGGCCGGATTGCTCTACTGCTGCTTCAAGTG GTATAAGAAGAATAAATGCAATCCCCAGAAGAAGCGACATGGCTACAAAGGAGTGCAGACGGCGTAA
- the areg gene encoding uncharacterized protein areg, translated as MNTFILTCLLCFVLFSVLGTQGSEASSSSELGSVTVGSASGEGLQVLQGNADDDVNFEELASAFLRDDRKKRKGKSKKKNKQKSRSTTAFKPEHTFSTQGNNTLAMETTQDPCTSTHLGYCIHGSCQRIEGLQEPVCICMKGYDGERCGIQTLETIRTKSERSSDIEWVQMTLVVIAIVLSLISCTAVMLMACAHYRSHKNFLASYLGSWSEQQKLQKPAGDVVV; from the exons ATGAACACCTTCATCCTCACCTGCCTCCTCTGCTTCG TACTTTTCAGTGTTCTGGGCACTCAGGGATCTGAGGCATCGTCCTCCAGTGAGCTCGGCAGCGTGACCGTGGGCTCAGCCTCAGGGGAGGGCCTTCAGGTTCTACAAGGCAATGCAGACGACGACGTGAACTTTGAGGAACTCGCAA GTGCGTTCCTGAGAGATGACAGGAAGAAGAGGAAAGGCAAaagcaagaagaagaacaagcagAAAAGCAGGAGCACAACGGCGTTCAAGCCCGAGCACACTTTCTCCACCCAAGGCAACAACACGTTGGCCATGGAGACCACTCAGGACCCCTGCACCTCCACCCACCTGGGCTACTGCATCCACGGTTCCTGCCAGCGCATAGAGGGCCTGCAGGAGcccgtgtgcat CTGCATGAAGGGCTACGACGGCGAGCGCTGCGGGATCCAAACTTTGGAGACCATCAGGACCAAGTCGGAGCGCAGCAGCGACATCGAGTGGGTCCAGATGACCTTGGTCGTCATCGCCATCGTTCTGTCCTTAATCAGCTGCACCGCCGTCATGCTCATGGCCTGCGCACA TTACAGGTCACATAAAAACTTCCTGGCGTCCTACCTGGGCAGCTGGTCGGAGCAGCAGAAGCTGCAGAAACCCGCCGGTGATGTTGTGGTGTGA